A window of Ictalurus furcatus strain D&B chromosome 18, Billie_1.0, whole genome shotgun sequence contains these coding sequences:
- the LOC128622200 gene encoding collagen alpha-1(XXIII) chain has translation MPGPKGDKGDQGDVGPRGPPAHAASAGLLSNQILTVKGDQGQAGPPGPPGPPGPSGPRGPPGNMGRDGPQGHPGEPGLHGKDGNEGPRGPPGIKGDVGEPGMTGLQGPPGLKGDQGEQGGEGKRGMDGPPGIKGEKGDAGAPGLQGAPGVSENIDLSERLQILQGPPGPPGPPGEQGVKGEMGSPGIPGSEGRQGSKGERGDRGEHGVTGERGERGEMGQPGPAGAGGQKGEKGDAGIEDNLAQIIALPGPPGPPGPPGPQGVMGHHGIPGQKGQPGEAVKGEKGDVGEKGPQGPRGLQGYPGSNGLVGLPGAKGEKGKQGEPGLDGFPGLRGEKGDKGERGEKGERGLLGKRGLKGDKGEQGPPGLDQPCPVDRDGLPIPGCWHKVCTLWLGLFFFLNIMFCFRILH, from the exons ATGCCAGGGCCAAAAGGAGATAAG GGGGATCAGGGAGACGTGGGGCCCAGG GGCCCTCCAGCACACGCTGCCTCCGCTGGCCTGCTCAGTAATCAGATTCTTACAGTCAAG GGCGATCAGGGTCAGGCTGGGCCTCCAGGACCCCCAGGGCCTCCTGGACCATCTGGCCCCAGAGGGCCCCCAGGAAACATGGGCAGAGACGGACCCCAAGGCCACCCAGGAGAGCCG GGTCTTCATGGCAAGGATGGGAACGAG GGTCCAAGAGGGCCACCTGGCATAAAG GGTGATGTTGGAGAACCTGGAATGACTGGACTTCAGGGTCCTCCAGGGCTAAAG GGAGACCAAGGTGAGCAAGGTGGTGAGGGGAAAAGAGGCATGGATGGACCACCAGGCATAAAG ggagagaaaggagaCGCTGGTGCTCCAGGACTCCAG GGTGCTCCAGGAGTCTCTGAGAACATTGACCTGTCTGAAAGATTACAAATTTTACAG GGCCCACCTGGTCCACCAGGGCCTCCTGGAGAGCAAGGAGTAAAG GGAGAGATGGGCTCTCCTGGGATTCCTGGATCTGAAGGCAGACAG GGTTCAAAAGGAGAAAGGGGGGATAGAGGAGAACATGGAGTGacaggagaaagaggagagaggggTGAGATGGGTCAGCCTGGGCCAGCG GGAGCTGGTGGGCAGAAAGGGGAGAAAGGAGACGCCGGAATTGAGGACAATCTG GCTCAGATTATTGCATTGCCAGGTCCTCCAGGGCCTCCAGGACCACCTGGCCCTCAAGGAGTCAtg GGCCATCATGGAATACCTGGCCAAAAG GGACAGCCAGGTGAAGCAGTGAAAGGTGAGAAGGGGGATGTTGGAGAGAAAGGTCCACAAGGGCCACGG GGTCTTCAAGGTTATCCTGGCTCTAATGGATTGGTGGGTCTACCAGGTGCAAAAGGTGAAAAG GGAAAACAAGGAGAGCCTGGATTAGAT GGTTTCCCAGGCCTCCGAGGAGAGAAGGGTGATAAAGGAGAACGAGGAGAAAAG GGTGAAAGAGGCTTATTGGGGAAAAGGGGTCTAAAAGGAGATAAAGGAGAGCAGGGGCCTCCAGGGCTGGATCAGCCTTGTCCTGTG GACCGGGATGGACTACCAATACCTGGATGCTGGCATAAGGTTTGTACATTATGgcttggactttttttttttttaaatattatgttttgtttcagaATACTACATTAA